From the Salinimicrobium tongyeongense genome, one window contains:
- a CDS encoding ribose-phosphate pyrophosphokinase, whose protein sequence is MKTILFSLPGNEKLTELLAKKMDAEIGKANVRKFPDGESYTRILSDVKDKCVVLVCTLHEPDEKLLPLYFLSHTAKSLGAMCTCLVAPYLAYMRQDKVFNEGEGVNSGFFGKLISGFADSIITVDPHLHRISSLGEVYQIPNKVIHAADAISEWIKKYMKNPVLIGPDLESEQWVSEVAKNAGAPFTVLQKVRHGDRDVEVSVPDMDKYKNATPILVDDIISTARTMIETVQHLKKAGMKPPICVGIHAVFSGNAYQDLLDSGVEKIVTCNTIPHPSNGIDLSNIIAKEVKKLMHHI, encoded by the coding sequence ATGAAAACAATATTATTTAGCCTTCCCGGAAATGAAAAACTTACAGAGCTTTTAGCAAAAAAAATGGATGCTGAAATAGGGAAAGCCAACGTGCGTAAATTCCCTGACGGGGAGTCATACACGCGTATATTATCTGATGTTAAAGATAAATGTGTGGTACTGGTATGCACCTTGCACGAACCGGACGAGAAACTGCTGCCTCTATATTTTTTAAGCCACACAGCCAAATCCTTGGGAGCAATGTGCACCTGCTTGGTAGCACCCTATTTGGCGTATATGCGTCAGGACAAAGTATTTAATGAAGGTGAAGGAGTGAATTCCGGTTTTTTTGGAAAATTGATTTCAGGTTTTGCCGATAGCATTATCACAGTTGACCCTCATTTGCATAGAATTAGTTCTTTGGGAGAAGTGTATCAAATTCCAAATAAAGTAATTCACGCTGCTGATGCCATTTCAGAATGGATCAAGAAATACATGAAAAACCCGGTACTTATCGGGCCCGATTTGGAAAGTGAACAATGGGTTTCCGAAGTCGCTAAAAATGCTGGCGCACCTTTTACGGTATTACAGAAAGTACGTCACGGCGACCGTGACGTGGAAGTCTCTGTTCCTGATATGGATAAGTACAAGAATGCCACACCCATTTTGGTAGATGATATTATTTCCACCGCGCGAACAATGATTGAAACCGTACAACATCTGAAAAAAGCAGGAATGAAACCCCCTATCTGCGTAGGCATTCACGCCGTTTTTTCAGGAAATGCCTATCAAGATTTATTGGATTCCGGAGTAGAAAAGATAGTTACCTGCAATACCATTCCGCATCCATCCAATGGCATAGATTTAAGCAATATTATTGCAAAAGAGGTAAAGAAATTAATGCACCATATATGA
- a CDS encoding universal stress protein, translating to MNNILVPTNFSENCQKAEELGLKMAKFYNSEIHFFHYVKTPVDWVRLDKQKEDLYPETKLKIGSAKADLRELEKKAEGLGLKCRTFLEYNGEISNILSHCGHFEHDFIVTGSSGTKGGIRELLGSNVEEIVRKAEVPVIVVKDKDVSFPFKDILFVSDFKEDVTEEFQHVKSLAEKCDARIHLLKVNTTTDYNSIEKSLQPIKDFLENFPGLTTYSMNVYNESGVEEGINDFLIYKNVDLIAMCTHGRTGFLSLFSSSTVEKVTNHSELPVMTIKM from the coding sequence ATGAACAATATACTTGTACCTACCAATTTTTCTGAAAATTGTCAAAAAGCAGAGGAGCTGGGGCTCAAAATGGCTAAATTTTACAATTCGGAAATCCATTTCTTCCATTACGTAAAAACCCCGGTTGACTGGGTTCGACTGGACAAACAGAAGGAAGATCTATACCCCGAAACAAAATTAAAGATTGGCAGCGCGAAGGCAGATTTGAGAGAATTAGAAAAAAAAGCAGAGGGCCTTGGACTTAAATGCAGAACCTTTTTGGAATATAATGGTGAAATAAGCAACATCCTAAGCCACTGCGGTCATTTTGAACATGATTTTATAGTTACCGGTAGTAGTGGCACAAAAGGAGGAATTCGTGAATTACTGGGAAGCAATGTAGAAGAAATAGTGAGAAAAGCCGAGGTGCCTGTCATCGTAGTTAAAGATAAGGATGTTTCTTTTCCTTTTAAAGACATTTTGTTTGTCTCAGATTTTAAAGAAGATGTGACAGAAGAATTTCAACACGTAAAATCACTTGCTGAAAAATGTGATGCACGTATCCATTTATTAAAGGTGAATACTACAACAGATTATAATAGTATTGAAAAGAGTCTGCAACCTATAAAAGATTTCCTTGAAAATTTCCCAGGGCTCACAACTTACTCAATGAATGTCTATAACGAATCGGGTGTAGAGGAAGGAATAAATGATTTTTTGATCTACAAAAATGTGGATCTTATTGCCATGTGTACGCACGGGCGCACGGGATTTTTAAGTCTCTTCTCCAGTAGCACCGTTGAAAAGGTAACCAACCATTCTGAATTGCCCGTTATGACAATTAAAATGTGA
- a CDS encoding ATP cone domain-containing protein yields the protein MKRSVLVKKSSGEYEDFQIEKLINSLRRAGANEVIVKDIAHKVYEQLEEGMTTKRIYEAAFKMLKAKSRVSAFKYKLKKALMELGPSGFPFEKLVGKLLAHEGFETKVGVIVQGNCVQHEVDVIAQKGEKHYMIECKYHSDQGRFCNVKIPLYIHSRFLDVEKQWRRKKGHQNKIHKGGLYTNTRFTSDAINYGNCVGLLMTSWDYPKESGLKDRIDQAGLHPLTALTSLTKAEKTKLLDEGIVLCKELHESPNLLDKVGIPNSRHKRILEDSLELCKI from the coding sequence ATGAAAAGATCAGTCCTGGTTAAAAAGTCTTCGGGTGAGTATGAGGATTTCCAAATTGAAAAACTCATCAATTCCCTTAGGCGGGCGGGAGCAAATGAGGTTATTGTTAAGGATATAGCTCATAAGGTGTATGAACAGCTTGAAGAAGGGATGACCACTAAAAGGATCTATGAGGCAGCGTTTAAAATGCTTAAGGCAAAATCGAGAGTAAGTGCCTTTAAATACAAGCTTAAAAAGGCATTGATGGAATTAGGCCCTTCTGGCTTCCCATTTGAAAAGTTGGTAGGCAAATTATTGGCACACGAAGGATTTGAAACAAAGGTTGGTGTGATTGTACAAGGCAATTGCGTTCAGCATGAAGTGGATGTGATAGCGCAAAAAGGTGAAAAACATTATATGATTGAATGTAAATACCATAGTGATCAAGGCAGGTTTTGCAATGTAAAAATTCCTTTGTACATCCATTCCCGTTTTTTAGATGTGGAAAAACAGTGGAGACGTAAAAAGGGTCACCAGAACAAAATCCACAAAGGAGGTTTATATACCAATACACGTTTTACATCTGATGCCATAAACTATGGCAATTGTGTTGGCCTGCTAATGACCAGTTGGGATTATCCAAAGGAGAGTGGACTCAAAGATAGAATTGACCAGGCGGGATTGCACCCCTTAACAGCCTTAACAAGTTTAACGAAAGCTGAGAAAACAAAATTATTGGATGAAGGCATTGTTCTCTGTAAAGAACTCCACGAAAGTCCGAACTTGTTGGATAAAGTAGGGATTCCCAACTCCCGACACAAAAGAATTCTGGAAGATTCACTTGAACTATGCAAAATCTAA
- a CDS encoding copper-translocating P-type ATPase → MEHHDEHKEESKNSAKREARKEEANLKDDLAEKTKHGHNKAMDRDMMDHDRGKHDDDEPAHGHAGHDHHKMMIEDFKKRFWVTLVLTIPILFLSPMIQDFFGYKYLLPGNKYILFALSTVVYFYGGWPFLKGFWSEVKKAAPGMMTLISMAITVAYLYSSATVFGLEGVDFFWELATLIAIMLVGHWIEMKSVLGASKALQLLVSMMPAEAHRVNGDQIEDVKLDTLKKGDIILVKPGEKVPADAIIVEGESYLNESMLTGESKPVKKSTDQKIIGGSINGNGSLKAKVEHTGKDSYLNKVITMVEEAQKSKSKMQNLSDRAAKWLTYIALGIGFGTLAVWLILGFPFVYALERMVTVMVIACPHALGLAIPLVVAISTAVSAQNGLLIRNRTAFEESRKITALLFDKTGTLTKGDFGVTRIESVNDKFSKEEILRLSSALEQSSEHPIAVGIIKKVKDDKVPIPKPENFNAITGKGVEATVEGKEVKVVSPGYLRDENINIPEDAYSDAAETVVFVLINGELAGYIALADEIRPESADAIRIFKENNIKVFMATGDNERTAKAVSDKLGLDGYYAEVLPHQKVEIVKELESKGEFVAMTGDGVNDAPALAQANVGIAVGSGTDVAAETADIILVNSNPQDIANLILFGKATYDKMIQNLVWATGYNVVAIPLAAGVLYSTGFVLGPAVGAVFMSLSTVIVAINAQLLKKKIGK, encoded by the coding sequence ATGGAACATCACGACGAACACAAGGAGGAGTCAAAGAATTCAGCGAAGCGGGAAGCAAGAAAAGAAGAAGCTAACTTAAAGGATGACCTTGCTGAAAAAACAAAACATGGGCACAATAAGGCGATGGACCGGGACATGATGGATCATGACAGGGGGAAACATGACGATGATGAACCCGCTCATGGCCATGCAGGTCATGATCACCATAAAATGATGATTGAAGATTTTAAGAAGCGTTTTTGGGTAACTCTTGTTTTAACTATCCCAATCCTCTTTCTGTCGCCAATGATCCAGGATTTCTTTGGGTACAAATATCTTCTACCAGGAAATAAGTACATCCTTTTTGCCCTCTCGACTGTTGTTTACTTCTATGGAGGCTGGCCATTTTTGAAAGGCTTTTGGTCTGAAGTGAAAAAAGCTGCCCCAGGGATGATGACCCTCATTTCTATGGCAATTACAGTGGCTTATCTCTACAGTTCTGCCACGGTCTTTGGTCTCGAGGGTGTTGACTTTTTCTGGGAACTCGCTACGCTTATTGCTATTATGCTGGTAGGGCATTGGATTGAAATGAAATCTGTTTTGGGTGCTTCCAAAGCTTTACAGCTTTTGGTGAGTATGATGCCTGCGGAAGCGCATCGGGTAAACGGAGATCAGATTGAAGATGTAAAGCTGGATACGCTAAAAAAAGGAGATATAATTCTTGTTAAACCTGGTGAAAAAGTGCCTGCAGATGCTATAATCGTGGAGGGTGAAAGCTACCTGAATGAGTCGATGCTTACCGGGGAATCAAAACCGGTAAAGAAAAGTACAGATCAAAAAATAATTGGTGGATCTATTAACGGCAATGGATCCTTAAAGGCTAAAGTCGAACATACCGGGAAGGATAGCTATCTCAATAAGGTGATCACTATGGTGGAGGAAGCGCAAAAATCCAAATCCAAAATGCAAAACCTTTCCGACAGGGCCGCAAAATGGTTGACCTACATAGCATTGGGTATTGGTTTTGGCACTCTTGCGGTTTGGTTGATCTTAGGCTTTCCTTTTGTGTACGCACTTGAGAGAATGGTGACGGTTATGGTCATTGCCTGCCCCCATGCGCTAGGACTGGCAATTCCACTTGTAGTCGCAATTTCTACAGCAGTATCTGCCCAAAATGGATTGTTAATTCGTAACCGAACGGCTTTTGAAGAATCCCGAAAAATTACCGCCTTACTTTTTGATAAAACCGGAACCCTTACTAAAGGGGACTTCGGCGTCACCCGTATCGAATCTGTGAATGATAAATTCTCCAAGGAAGAGATTCTAAGGCTTTCCAGCGCGTTAGAACAGAGTTCTGAACACCCTATTGCTGTTGGGATCATCAAAAAAGTAAAAGATGATAAAGTCCCTATTCCAAAACCAGAAAACTTTAATGCCATTACCGGCAAAGGAGTCGAGGCCACTGTAGAGGGAAAAGAGGTGAAAGTAGTAAGTCCTGGATACTTGCGGGATGAAAATATCAACATCCCCGAAGATGCCTATAGCGATGCAGCCGAAACTGTGGTTTTTGTATTGATCAACGGTGAATTAGCCGGGTATATCGCGCTTGCCGATGAGATTAGACCCGAGTCTGCAGACGCCATCAGGATATTTAAAGAGAACAATATTAAAGTTTTTATGGCAACAGGGGATAATGAGAGGACCGCTAAAGCAGTTAGTGACAAACTCGGTCTGGATGGATATTATGCAGAAGTCTTACCCCATCAAAAAGTGGAAATAGTTAAAGAATTGGAAAGTAAGGGAGAATTTGTGGCCATGACCGGTGACGGGGTTAATGATGCGCCGGCTTTGGCTCAGGCGAACGTTGGTATTGCAGTAGGTTCGGGAACAGATGTGGCTGCAGAAACTGCCGATATCATCCTGGTCAACAGTAATCCTCAGGATATTGCCAATCTAATCCTTTTTGGAAAAGCTACTTATGATAAGATGATTCAGAACCTGGTATGGGCAACGGGTTATAACGTTGTAGCCATTCCATTAGCTGCCGGAGTACTTTATTCCACAGGTTTTGTGTTAGGACCTGCCGTTGGGGCCGTGTTTATGAGTTTGAGTACAGTTATTGTTGCAATTAATGCGCAGTTACTGAAGAAAAAGATTGGAAAATAA
- a CDS encoding P-II family nitrogen regulator: MKEIKAFIRPNKIKEVISSLRREGHCCLTVFEGEGTGDYTDPGEDWPSLKLPFLHSKIYKLEIVCEDSKVAAICDIVRQNGKTGKSGDGLIYVSDVQDIFKIKNTKNDNVK, from the coding sequence ATGAAAGAAATAAAAGCATTCATACGGCCAAATAAAATTAAGGAGGTGATTTCTTCCTTGAGGAGAGAGGGCCATTGCTGTTTAACAGTCTTTGAGGGAGAAGGAACCGGCGATTACACAGATCCTGGAGAAGATTGGCCTTCCCTCAAACTACCATTCCTCCACAGCAAGATCTATAAACTGGAAATCGTCTGTGAGGACAGTAAAGTGGCGGCTATTTGTGACATCGTTCGTCAAAATGGCAAAACAGGAAAAAGTGGTGATGGTCTCATATATGTTTCTGATGTCCAGGATATATTTAAGATAAAAAATACCAAAAACGATAATGTGAAATAA
- a CDS encoding MBL fold metallo-hydrolase RNA specificity domain-containing protein: MKTNQINIHFLGAAGTVTGSKYLVDTGDKKILIDCGLFQGLKELRLKNWEYPPVNVANIDAVLLTHGHMDHTGYLPRLVKQGFNGSIYGTNPTLDIAKIILNDSAKIQEQEAERANKEGYSKHSLAEPLYDLKDVEKTIPHFKGIPQAQWIPLFDGIRARFQYSGHILGATYIELDIYGKRFVFSGDIGRTNDLLLYPPLKPKKADILFVESTYGGRFHPDEVEALPKIEKLINDTINRGGSLFIPSFSVERAQLMMLIFWKLLKENKIPKVQMIMDSPMGANVLELFHRTRDWHRLEDNECDEMCSHFTLVSSYRETMELRTDNRPKIVIAGSGMLTGGRMLNYLETQAQNPNNTLLFVGYQAEGTRGRKLLEGEKELKVYGIWVPFNMQVAEIEGLSAHADHAELIEWMGDIKNKPERIFIVHGEKESAEALQKGIKETYGWNTEIPQLYTIEEIE; this comes from the coding sequence ATGAAAACTAATCAAATAAACATTCACTTTTTGGGGGCAGCAGGTACAGTAACCGGCTCAAAATATTTAGTGGATACAGGAGATAAAAAGATACTCATAGACTGCGGACTTTTTCAAGGGCTAAAGGAATTACGCCTTAAAAACTGGGAGTACCCACCTGTTAATGTTGCAAATATTGATGCTGTTTTGCTCACCCACGGCCATATGGACCATACAGGTTATCTGCCGAGGTTGGTGAAACAAGGCTTCAATGGTTCCATCTATGGTACGAATCCTACTTTGGACATTGCAAAAATCATATTGAACGATAGTGCAAAAATTCAGGAACAGGAAGCAGAACGTGCCAATAAAGAAGGCTATTCCAAACACAGTCTCGCAGAACCGCTTTACGATTTAAAGGATGTAGAAAAAACCATTCCGCATTTTAAGGGCATTCCACAAGCACAATGGATTCCGTTATTTGATGGTATCAGGGCTCGGTTCCAGTACAGCGGGCATATTCTGGGTGCAACTTATATTGAGTTGGATATTTATGGAAAACGCTTTGTCTTCTCTGGAGACATTGGTAGAACCAATGATTTATTGCTCTATCCACCCCTTAAACCAAAAAAAGCGGATATACTTTTCGTTGAATCCACTTACGGAGGAAGGTTTCATCCTGATGAAGTAGAAGCGCTTCCAAAAATCGAAAAATTAATCAACGATACCATCAATAGAGGTGGCAGCTTATTTATTCCCAGTTTTTCGGTAGAGCGTGCCCAACTAATGATGCTTATCTTTTGGAAATTACTCAAGGAGAACAAAATCCCTAAAGTTCAAATGATTATGGATAGCCCAATGGGTGCCAACGTATTGGAACTGTTTCATAGAACTCGGGATTGGCACAGATTGGAAGACAACGAATGTGACGAAATGTGTTCACATTTTACACTTGTTAGCAGTTATCGCGAAACAATGGAATTAAGAACTGATAACAGACCAAAAATTGTAATTGCAGGGAGTGGAATGCTCACAGGCGGAAGAATGCTCAACTATCTTGAAACACAGGCACAAAATCCAAATAACACCTTGCTTTTTGTAGGCTATCAAGCTGAAGGCACACGTGGTAGAAAGCTGTTGGAAGGTGAGAAAGAACTAAAAGTCTATGGAATATGGGTGCCTTTCAATATGCAGGTCGCTGAAATTGAAGGTCTCTCGGCACACGCAGACCACGCAGAACTTATAGAATGGATGGGCGACATTAAAAATAAGCCCGAACGTATATTCATTGTCCACGGTGAAAAAGAAAGTGCAGAAGCATTACAAAAAGGTATCAAGGAAACCTATGGATGGAATACAGAAATTCCGCAATTATACACCATCGAAGAAATAGAATAA
- a CDS encoding phosphoribosylpyrophosphate synthetase: MNNYDTLSEAVNGLQARGYKYDFNLKPHCLECPSLKLEIHPQDFLVNEVYRFEGMSSTDDNSILFAISSRYGVRGILVDAYGIYSENISETMRTKLRQINQ; this comes from the coding sequence ATGAATAATTATGACACCCTTTCAGAAGCTGTGAATGGCCTCCAGGCCAGAGGTTACAAATATGATTTTAATTTAAAGCCTCACTGTCTTGAGTGCCCCTCTTTAAAGCTGGAGATACACCCACAGGATTTTTTGGTCAATGAAGTATATAGATTTGAAGGAATGAGCAGTACAGATGACAACAGTATATTATTTGCTATCTCTTCCCGTTATGGGGTCAGGGGGATTTTGGTAGATGCATACGGTATCTATTCAGAAAATATTTCGGAAACAATGCGAACCAAACTAAGACAAATTAACCAGTAA
- a CDS encoding thymidine phosphorylase family protein, which translates to MDPHSNILKYKHLGIYTQNEYVVYMREDCHVCSSEGFVALTRIRISNATTSIVASLNVLSSGLLLPNEIGLSDAAAKKLNVSQNEMLYVSHLEPIESLSHVRAKIYNQKLDFKAYNNIINDIVEGNYSNIHLSAFITACAGDRMDIDEICDLTKAMIASGRQLDWSKDIVVDKHCIGGLPGNRTTPLVVAIVAAYGLTMPKTSSRAITSPAGTADTMEVLTNVTLSSEEIKAVVEKEGGCFVWGGTAQLSPADDVLIKVEKALDIDSEGQLIASVLSKKAAAGSTHVVIDIPIGETAKVRSTEMALKLKNHMETVGTAVGLKAKAVVTDGTQPVGRGIGPTLEAIDILKVLKNEADAPKDLTERALLLAAELFELSGKEEKGKGLETARQILKSGKAYEKFVAICKAQGRFSKPVLAPHKMEITAERSGILKRIDNRKIAKLAKLSGAPQSISAGILLNIHLGEQIEKNQLLYTLYAESKGELNYALEYKNNHNDIITII; encoded by the coding sequence ATGGACCCACACTCAAACATACTAAAATATAAACATCTCGGGATTTACACCCAAAACGAATATGTAGTGTATATGCGTGAGGATTGCCACGTCTGTAGTTCTGAAGGGTTTGTAGCACTAACAAGGATCAGGATATCAAATGCAACCACCTCAATCGTCGCAAGCTTGAACGTTTTGAGTTCCGGCCTTCTTTTACCAAATGAAATAGGCCTTTCGGATGCTGCAGCAAAAAAACTGAATGTTTCCCAAAATGAAATGCTGTATGTTTCCCATTTGGAGCCTATTGAATCGTTAAGCCACGTAAGAGCTAAAATCTATAATCAAAAACTGGATTTTAAAGCCTATAACAACATCATCAACGATATCGTAGAAGGCAATTATTCTAACATTCACCTATCGGCATTTATTACAGCCTGTGCGGGCGACCGAATGGATATTGATGAGATATGCGACCTTACTAAAGCAATGATAGCTTCAGGAAGACAGTTGGACTGGAGTAAAGATATTGTGGTCGATAAACATTGTATTGGTGGTTTACCAGGCAATAGAACAACCCCATTGGTAGTAGCTATTGTTGCCGCTTATGGACTTACAATGCCTAAAACTTCGTCACGTGCCATCACTTCACCAGCTGGTACAGCAGATACGATGGAAGTATTGACCAATGTAACGCTCTCTTCCGAAGAAATAAAAGCTGTAGTCGAAAAAGAAGGAGGATGTTTTGTCTGGGGAGGTACAGCGCAATTAAGTCCTGCCGACGATGTGCTCATTAAAGTTGAAAAAGCTTTGGATATCGATAGTGAAGGTCAGCTCATCGCTTCTGTACTTTCTAAAAAAGCGGCGGCAGGTTCTACTCACGTTGTCATTGATATTCCAATTGGTGAAACCGCCAAGGTTCGCAGTACTGAAATGGCTCTAAAATTAAAAAATCATATGGAAACCGTTGGCACTGCTGTTGGGTTGAAGGCAAAAGCTGTGGTTACTGATGGAACGCAGCCTGTTGGAAGGGGTATCGGTCCCACTTTAGAAGCTATTGATATATTAAAAGTTTTGAAAAATGAAGCTGATGCACCTAAAGACCTAACAGAAAGAGCATTGCTTTTAGCCGCTGAACTATTTGAGCTTTCTGGAAAAGAAGAAAAAGGAAAGGGACTGGAAACAGCACGTCAAATTCTCAAATCTGGAAAAGCTTATGAAAAATTTGTGGCCATTTGCAAAGCACAAGGACGCTTTTCAAAACCTGTTTTAGCACCTCATAAGATGGAAATTACAGCCGAAAGATCCGGAATTTTAAAAAGAATTGATAACAGAAAAATAGCGAAGCTCGCAAAGCTTTCAGGAGCACCTCAATCTATTTCGGCAGGAATTCTATTAAATATCCATTTGGGAGAACAAATAGAAAAGAATCAATTGCTATATACTTTATATGCTGAATCCAAAGGCGAACTTAACTATGCATTGGAATATAAAAATAACCATAACGACATCATAACCATAATTTAA
- a CDS encoding type II glyceraldehyde-3-phosphate dehydrogenase — protein sequence MKKIAVVGYGVIGKRVADAIDKQHDMELTGICDIISDWRIENAVRKNYNIYSATQEAEKEMKNAGFSVKGGMTELLDQVDLVVDCTPKKVAAKNVERYKSQGKKFIVQGGEKHETAGHSFSAENNYQTALNIDATRVVSCNTTSILRTLTALKRANLLQSARGTLLRRATDPWESHMGGIMNTMVPEKDIPSHQGPDAQSVDPELDVITAAVKVPETLSHMHYWNVRLTKKASKDEVLNAFKTSTRIKMIRYEQGLVSNNTIKEMFLDMGRPWGTCTKLHFGRIC from the coding sequence ATGAAAAAAATAGCAGTAGTAGGTTATGGAGTCATCGGCAAAAGAGTTGCCGATGCCATTGACAAACAACATGATATGGAGTTAACCGGCATTTGTGATATCATAAGTGACTGGCGCATAGAAAATGCGGTAAGAAAAAACTACAATATTTACAGCGCGACACAAGAAGCAGAAAAGGAAATGAAAAACGCCGGATTCTCCGTTAAAGGCGGAATGACAGAGCTTTTAGATCAGGTGGACCTGGTTGTGGATTGCACCCCTAAAAAAGTTGCCGCAAAAAACGTAGAACGATACAAAAGTCAAGGTAAAAAATTTATTGTACAAGGAGGTGAAAAGCATGAAACTGCGGGCCATTCCTTCAGTGCCGAAAACAATTACCAAACCGCTCTAAACATAGATGCTACGCGGGTGGTTTCGTGCAACACCACCTCCATTTTAAGAACTCTTACGGCTCTAAAAAGGGCAAATCTGTTACAAAGTGCCCGCGGTACTCTTTTACGAAGAGCAACAGATCCCTGGGAAAGCCATATGGGGGGAATCATGAATACAATGGTTCCTGAAAAAGATATTCCCAGTCATCAGGGTCCCGATGCTCAAAGTGTAGATCCCGAACTGGATGTTATTACTGCTGCAGTAAAAGTACCTGAAACCCTGAGCCATATGCACTACTGGAATGTGCGACTGACAAAAAAGGCCTCAAAAGATGAAGTTTTAAATGCTTTTAAAACGTCGACAAGAATTAAGATGATTCGGTACGAGCAGGGTTTGGTTTCAAACAATACTATAAAAGAAATGTTCCTGGATATGGGAAGACCCTGGGGGACATGTACGAAGTTGCACTTTGGGAGGATATGTTGA